A stretch of the Pelotomaculum isophthalicicum JI genome encodes the following:
- a CDS encoding Nif3-like dinuclear metal center hexameric protein: MSVKCRDIFNLIEKLAPTSIAEGWDNPGLQVGDPHAEIETVMLTLDINIDVVKEAKLKGAGLIISHHPLIFKPLKSLRLDQPSGKLVEYIIKNNITVYAAHTNLDVASGGVNSVLAEKLGLSETTVLEPAGREQYVKLVVFIPAGHVEDVHQAISGAGAGWIGNYSHCAFQTEGTGMFQPLAGTKPYIGEQGKLEQVKEVRLETIVPTNRLDAVIQAMLKTHPYEEVAYDLYSLENPGPAYGLGRVGGLACPVSFLEFAQAVKKALGLPAVRLGGEAESKVKKVAVCGGAGAKLWPAALRAGADTFVTGDINHHEAQDMLAAGLNFIDAGHHGSESVVLPALKEYLERQCISSGLNVKVTLSDINTNPFSFI; encoded by the coding sequence ATGTCTGTAAAATGCCGGGATATATTTAACCTTATTGAAAAACTGGCGCCAACATCCATAGCCGAGGGATGGGACAACCCCGGTTTGCAGGTTGGTGACCCGCATGCGGAAATTGAAACGGTTATGTTGACTTTAGATATTAATATCGATGTCGTTAAGGAAGCAAAGTTAAAAGGCGCCGGATTGATTATCAGCCATCACCCTTTGATTTTTAAACCGCTTAAATCACTGCGCCTTGATCAACCCAGCGGAAAACTTGTGGAGTATATCATAAAAAACAACATTACAGTGTATGCCGCCCATACCAACCTGGACGTCGCGTCAGGCGGGGTCAACTCTGTTTTAGCGGAAAAACTGGGGCTGAGTGAAACTACAGTTCTGGAACCGGCCGGCCGGGAACAGTACGTGAAGCTTGTGGTATTTATTCCGGCCGGACATGTGGAAGATGTGCATCAAGCCATATCCGGAGCCGGGGCCGGGTGGATCGGCAACTACAGCCATTGCGCTTTTCAGACCGAAGGGACAGGAATGTTTCAACCCCTTGCCGGTACAAAACCATACATTGGCGAACAAGGCAAGTTGGAGCAGGTCAAGGAGGTAAGGCTGGAAACAATTGTGCCGACAAACAGATTAGATGCCGTCATCCAGGCCATGTTAAAAACTCATCCTTACGAGGAAGTGGCTTATGACCTGTATTCACTGGAAAACCCCGGCCCGGCTTACGGGTTGGGAAGAGTAGGCGGCTTGGCCTGTCCGGTATCTTTCCTTGAATTTGCGCAGGCAGTAAAGAAAGCGCTTGGCCTGCCGGCGGTCAGACTGGGTGGCGAAGCTGAAAGCAAGGTCAAAAAAGTCGCTGTCTGCGGGGGAGCGGGAGCCAAACTTTGGCCCGCGGCCCTCCGCGCCGGCGCGGACACATTTGTCACCGGGGATATCAATCATCATGAAGCCCAGGATATGTTGGCAGCCGGCCTGAATTTTATTGACGCGGGGCATCATGGCAGCGAATCAGTGGTTTTGCCTGCGCTTAAAGAATACCTCGAAAGACAATGCATCTCAAGCGGGTTGAATGTCAAAGTGACTTTGTCTGATATTAATACCAATCCTTTTTCCTTTATTTGA
- a CDS encoding tRNA (adenine(22)-N(1))-methyltransferase: MGLAKRLAALAAYVPAGGVVADIGTDHAYLPIFLIEAGISKKVIASDLRPGPLESATRAVEERHLKDRIDLRLGDGLQTLGPGEAEVLVLAGIGGNTIKEILAAKPDVLKSVNRLIMQPMADAGDLRIWLAGNGWKIISERLINEDGRLYQIVVAEPGRELFDDELYLELGPRLIERRDPLLNVYLGRIIDQYERALNGVAAGKNNAAREKARRLKAKLERVREVAKRCL; this comes from the coding sequence ATGGGACTGGCAAAACGCCTGGCCGCCCTGGCCGCGTATGTGCCGGCGGGTGGTGTCGTGGCCGACATCGGGACCGATCATGCCTACCTGCCTATTTTTCTGATTGAGGCGGGTATTAGTAAGAAAGTTATTGCCTCTGATTTGCGTCCCGGTCCGCTTGAATCCGCGACGCGGGCGGTTGAGGAGCGCCATCTAAAAGACCGCATAGACCTCCGCCTCGGAGACGGCTTGCAGACACTGGGACCGGGTGAGGCTGAAGTTTTGGTGCTGGCCGGTATTGGTGGCAATACAATAAAAGAGATCCTGGCCGCTAAGCCGGATGTTCTTAAAAGTGTGAACAGGCTGATTATGCAACCGATGGCGGATGCCGGTGACTTAAGAATCTGGCTTGCCGGAAACGGCTGGAAAATTATCAGCGAGAGATTGATTAATGAAGACGGCAGGTTATACCAGATAGTTGTTGCCGAGCCCGGCCGGGAATTGTTTGATGATGAACTATACCTTGAACTGGGTCCCCGCTTAATTGAGAGGAGAGACCCGTTGCTCAACGTTTATCTTGGTAGAATAATTGATCAGTACGAGCGGGCGCTTAACGGAGTGGCTGCCGGGAAGAACAATGCCGCCCGTGAAAAAGCAAGGCGGCTCAAGGCCAAACTTGAGCGCGTCAGGGAGGTGGCGAAAAGATGTCTGTAA
- a CDS encoding aldo/keto reductase — MKYRKLGRTGIKVSVIGFGGIPIQRVSGEDACIIVDKALNLGINFFDTARGYTDSEAKLGAALKKRRKEAVIATKSLSRTKEGMAADIQKSLETLRTDFIDIYQMHNVKDEITLEQVLSENGALAALIEAKNDGLIGHIGITGHIKSHLLEAIKTEEIETVQFPFNAVETTGVKVLLNETERTGAGVIIMKPLAGGVLKNAGLALRYILGYPVSTVIPGMDFLEQVEENASAGNNPYSLSADEMRILEEEAAKLGAVFCRRCEYCLPCHQGIDIPSIFLLDGYFTRYDLPGWAKERYRGLPVKADSCLECGECEEKCPYSLPIRKMLKNAAARMA, encoded by the coding sequence GTGAAATACAGAAAACTTGGCAGGACAGGAATAAAAGTGTCTGTTATTGGTTTTGGGGGCATCCCCATCCAGCGGGTTTCAGGAGAAGACGCCTGTATAATCGTAGACAAGGCATTAAACCTCGGAATAAATTTTTTTGACACAGCCAGGGGATATACCGACAGTGAAGCAAAATTGGGCGCCGCTTTAAAAAAGAGGAGAAAAGAAGCGGTAATTGCGACTAAATCCTTGTCCAGGACCAAGGAAGGCATGGCCGCGGACATTCAAAAAAGCCTGGAAACGTTGAGAACAGATTTCATAGACATATACCAGATGCATAATGTCAAGGATGAAATAACGTTAGAGCAAGTATTAAGTGAGAATGGCGCTCTTGCCGCCTTAATTGAGGCAAAAAATGACGGTTTAATAGGGCACATAGGAATAACGGGGCATATTAAGAGCCATTTGTTGGAAGCGATTAAAACTGAAGAAATAGAAACTGTGCAGTTTCCTTTTAACGCGGTTGAAACAACGGGAGTTAAAGTATTATTAAACGAGACAGAGAGAACGGGTGCCGGCGTCATTATAATGAAGCCGCTTGCCGGGGGCGTTTTAAAAAATGCCGGCCTGGCTTTACGTTATATCCTGGGATATCCTGTTTCCACCGTTATACCAGGTATGGATTTTCTCGAACAAGTAGAGGAAAATGCCTCCGCGGGAAATAATCCTTATTCATTATCGGCCGATGAAATGCGTATTTTGGAAGAAGAAGCTGCAAAACTGGGCGCGGTTTTTTGCCGCCGCTGTGAGTACTGCTTGCCCTGTCACCAAGGTATCGATATCCCCTCAATTTTTTTGTTAGACGGCTATTTTACCAGATACGATTTGCCGGGCTGGGCCAAGGAACGTTACCGGGGCTTGCCGGTGAAGGCGGATTCTTGCTTAGAGTGCGGTGAATGCGAAGAGAAGTGCCCCTATAGCCTGCCCATACGTAAGATGCTTAAGAACGCCGCTGCCAGAATGGCTTGA
- a CDS encoding Hsp20/alpha crystallin family protein: protein MDLVKWDPFHELTGLQSSINRLFDENFRYPRMYPGTLAHGWAFPVDIKDTPNAVLVKAEIPGANKEDIQVTFNDNLLTIRGERRKEEKEEGANFLRTERSYGSFSRSFTVDVPVKQDEMKARYRDGILEIVLPKDTDAKRMGRNIEIQ, encoded by the coding sequence ATGGATCTTGTTAAGTGGGATCCTTTTCATGAACTGACAGGATTGCAGTCATCTATCAACAGGCTTTTTGATGAAAACTTTCGATATCCGAGGATGTACCCGGGTACACTTGCGCACGGTTGGGCGTTTCCGGTAGACATCAAGGATACTCCCAACGCTGTTTTGGTCAAAGCGGAAATTCCAGGCGCCAACAAGGAAGATATTCAAGTTACTTTTAACGACAATCTTCTGACCATCCGCGGTGAGCGCAGAAAAGAGGAGAAAGAGGAAGGGGCTAATTTCCTCAGGACTGAACGCAGTTACGGCTCTTTTAGCAGGTCTTTCACCGTGGATGTACCGGTGAAACAAGATGAGATGAAAGCGCGCTACCGGGACGGCATCCTGGAAATTGTCCTGCCCAAGGACACGGATGCGAAAAGAATGGGAAGAAACATCGAGATACAATAG